The Natrinema amylolyticum genome includes the window CGTCGCCCTCGATCCCGGCGGGTTCTGGGCGGGCTGGGAGCGGTACTTCTTCTACGCGACCCTCGCCCCGTCGATCCGTCTCGTTCGCCTGCTCCAGCCCGTGATGGGGCGGCTCATGGACAGCGCCGCGGGTCGCACACTGTTGCTGGCCCAGCTCTCGGCACGCCCCTGGGAGTTGCCCGCCGACGTCGCACTCGAGGAGATGCGGACCTTCGCGGACTCGCCGTCCTTCGACGAACTCCTTCGTCGATTAGCGTTCGGACCCGGTCAGGAGGGGACGGACTCCACCCCGGGACCGGTCGTGATCGGCTGGGGCCGGAAGGACCGGGTCACCCTCCCGCGGCAGGCGAAACGCGCGCTGAAGCGGTTTCCCGACGCGCAACTGTACTGGTTCGAGGGGAGCGGCCACTATCCCCACTGGGACGCCCCGGAAGAGGCGACGCAGTTGATCCTCGCGTGTACCGGAGAGACGGCGGTAACGGCCCGGGAGTAGGGACCGACGCGTGCGAGCGCTTCCGACTCGTACGCCGTGCCCGCTCGAGTCGAGGGGGCCGTCGACCCGACCCTTTATTCGATCGGCGGCGAAATCCGACGATCGATGCCACGACTGTGGCGGCTGACGCGCAACCGGTACGGCCGCGCCGCCTACGACGCGCTCGCACGGGTAGGGATCACGGCGACGGTGATGGACGAGTACGTCGCGACGCTCACCGAAGATCAGTTCGACGCGCCCGCGTCGAACGGCGAGCGATCGTACGCGATCGACGTCTGCGAACCGGCGCGGGTCGCGTCGCTCGACGCGCCGGTGGACGAACTCGAGCCCGACGAACGGATCGTCGCCGCGCTCGAGGACGGGCGAGCGCGAGGGTATCTCTTTCTCTCGGTGGATACCGCCCACGAGATCGGCCCCCTCGAGCGGACGCTCGCGTTCGACGGCGCTTACGTCAGACGCGTCTTCGTCGATCCGGCGCACCGAAACCGCGGTATCGCGACGGCAATGGTCGCCGAGGCCTGTCGACGGGCGCGCGAACGTGGCGCGCGGCGGGCCACTGCACTCGTCGCCGTCGATAACGCACCGTCGCGCGCGTTGTTCGAACGCCACGGCTTCGAACCGCGCCGCCGTCGGCGCTACGTCAGGGTCGGTCCGTTCTCCCATCGGGCGACTCGAGCGGTCTGATCCCGATCTCGATCGATCCCGCTCGCCGCGTATCCGCCATCGAGACGATCGGATCGCTCTCGAGCGCTACGTATCTCTCCACACCTATATAGAATAATAGTAAGTAAATAGTTGTCAGAGCAGATTTATACCGGTTCCCGTGGTGTCTCCACTCGAGCGGATGGCCAGTGAACTGCGAGAGGCGATACGAGGGGTCTGGAATCGGCTCGATCTCGCCGATCGGCGAGTCGGCAACGCGGCGGATCGAACGAACGTGTTCGGACGGCTCACGGGGGCCGATT containing:
- a CDS encoding alpha/beta fold hydrolase, producing MELNHVRRGTGEPLLLVHGLGGSWRTWQPVLESLAAEREVIAVDLPGHGETPPLPGESSVDTLADAVGSFLTARDLEGVDVVGNSMGGRLVLELARRGEVGATVALDPGGFWAGWERYFFYATLAPSIRLVRLLQPVMGRLMDSAAGRTLLLAQLSARPWELPADVALEEMRTFADSPSFDELLRRLAFGPGQEGTDSTPGPVVIGWGRKDRVTLPRQAKRALKRFPDAQLYWFEGSGHYPHWDAPEEATQLILACTGETAVTARE
- a CDS encoding GNAT family N-acetyltransferase produces the protein MPRLWRLTRNRYGRAAYDALARVGITATVMDEYVATLTEDQFDAPASNGERSYAIDVCEPARVASLDAPVDELEPDERIVAALEDGRARGYLFLSVDTAHEIGPLERTLAFDGAYVRRVFVDPAHRNRGIATAMVAEACRRARERGARRATALVAVDNAPSRALFERHGFEPRRRRRYVRVGPFSHRATRAV